A section of the Streptomyces sp. NBC_01591 genome encodes:
- a CDS encoding MFS transporter, which yields MASTVTDRPGYGQLLRTPGAWTFLLPGFAARQPFAMLTIGIVLLVQHTTGSYGSAGAVAAVTGVAMALFAPQTGKLADHFGQRAVLLPGVLVHAASVSALTVLALADAPLWALFVAAVPTGASVPQVGPMVRARWAAVLGATPDREASPLLSTAAAFESVTDEFTFVIGPVLATALCTGVHPAAGLITEAALTLVGGLLFAAQRRTQPAVRNAASGTSQRHASALSVPGVRVLAVAFLGIGAVFGGMQVSLTAFAEEIGRPGANGLLYGVFAAGNMLAGIACGAIAWKSGPRRRLIVGYAALTLTASGLWAVHSVPLLAGLGLLVGLSIAPALISGYTLVEALVPGSARTEAFTWLTGSVALGQAAAVTVAGRLADAHGASTGFVVPLVGTVLALITLVGLRSRLAPAAPGRTVARGVGHRKPVTVD from the coding sequence GTGGCGTCCACGGTCACCGACCGCCCCGGTTACGGGCAGTTGCTGCGCACCCCGGGTGCGTGGACTTTTCTCCTTCCGGGCTTCGCCGCACGGCAGCCCTTCGCGATGCTGACCATCGGCATCGTGCTCCTGGTCCAGCACACCACCGGCTCGTACGGCAGCGCGGGCGCCGTCGCCGCCGTGACCGGTGTAGCCATGGCCCTGTTCGCCCCGCAGACCGGCAAGCTCGCCGACCACTTCGGCCAGCGCGCCGTGCTGCTGCCCGGCGTCCTCGTGCACGCGGCGTCCGTCTCGGCGCTGACGGTGCTGGCGCTGGCGGACGCGCCCCTGTGGGCGCTGTTCGTGGCGGCGGTGCCTACGGGTGCGTCCGTTCCGCAGGTCGGGCCGATGGTGCGGGCCCGCTGGGCGGCCGTGCTCGGTGCGACACCGGACCGCGAGGCCTCGCCGCTGCTGTCCACCGCGGCCGCCTTCGAATCAGTGACGGACGAGTTCACCTTCGTCATCGGCCCGGTGCTCGCCACCGCGCTGTGCACGGGGGTGCACCCGGCGGCCGGTCTGATCACGGAGGCCGCGCTGACCCTGGTCGGCGGGCTGCTCTTCGCCGCGCAGCGCCGTACCCAGCCCGCGGTGCGCAACGCCGCGTCCGGCACCTCCCAGCGGCACGCCTCCGCCCTCTCCGTGCCCGGTGTGCGGGTGCTCGCGGTGGCCTTCCTCGGGATCGGCGCGGTCTTCGGCGGCATGCAGGTCTCGCTGACCGCGTTCGCCGAGGAGATCGGCCGCCCGGGAGCCAACGGCCTGCTGTACGGCGTCTTCGCGGCCGGCAACATGCTCGCCGGGATCGCCTGCGGCGCCATCGCCTGGAAGAGCGGGCCGCGGCGTCGGCTGATCGTCGGGTACGCGGCACTCACCCTGACCGCGTCCGGGCTGTGGGCGGTGCACTCGGTGCCACTGCTGGCCGGGCTCGGACTTCTGGTCGGGCTCTCCATCGCCCCGGCCCTGATCAGCGGCTACACACTGGTCGAGGCTCTGGTGCCGGGGTCCGCCCGGACCGAGGCGTTCACCTGGCTGACGGGCTCGGTCGCGCTCGGCCAGGCGGCGGCGGTGACGGTCGCCGGGCGGCTCGCGGACGCCCACGGGGCCAGCACCGGATTCGTGGTGCCGCTCGTGGGGACCGTACTTGCGCTGATCACCCTGGTGGGACTGCGTTCGAGGCTCGCGCCCGCCGCCCCGGGACGGACCGTGGCACGTGGTGTCGGTCACCGGAAGCCGGTCACGGTGGACTGA
- a CDS encoding FmdB family zinc ribbon protein yields the protein MPTYQYQCTECGEGLEAVQKFTDDALTVCPSCEGRLKKVFSAVGIVFKGSGFYRNDSRGSSSSSTPASSSAKASGSASSDSSPSSASTGSDSKSSVSSASSSSSASSSSSSSSTSGTSAA from the coding sequence GTGCCGACCTATCAGTACCAGTGCACCGAATGTGGCGAGGGCCTCGAGGCGGTGCAGAAGTTCACCGATGACGCCCTCACCGTGTGCCCGAGCTGCGAAGGACGCCTGAAGAAGGTGTTCTCGGCGGTCGGCATCGTCTTCAAGGGTTCCGGTTTCTACCGGAACGACAGCCGTGGCTCGTCGTCGAGCAGCACGCCGGCTTCGTCCTCGGCGAAGGCGTCCGGTTCCGCTTCGTCCGATTCCTCGCCGTCTTCGGCGTCGACGGGATCCGACTCGAAGTCGTCCGTGTCGTCCGCTTCCTCTTCTTCTTCGGCGTCCTCGTCGTCCTCCTCGTCCTCGACGAGCGGCACGTCGGCCGCCTGA
- a CDS encoding S-methyl-5'-thioadenosine phosphorylase, whose protein sequence is MVNAEIGVIGGSGLYSFLEDVTEVRVDTPYGRPSDSLFLGEVGGRRVAFLPRHGRGHHLPPHRINYRANMWALRSVGVRQVLGPCAVGGLRPEYGPGTLLVPDQLVDRTKARTQTYYDGETRADGAEPNVLHLGFADPYCPEGRRAALAAARAKSWEPVDGGTLVVVEGPRFSTRAESRWHAAMGWSVVGMTGHPEAVLARELGLCYTTMTLVTDLDAGAEAGEGVSHGDVLKVFSANVDRLRAVLFDVVAALPTEADRDCPCPHALDGLKPGIELP, encoded by the coding sequence ATGGTGAACGCAGAGATCGGTGTCATCGGCGGCTCGGGCTTGTACTCCTTCCTGGAGGACGTCACGGAGGTGCGCGTGGACACCCCGTACGGACGGCCGAGCGACTCCCTCTTCCTCGGCGAGGTCGGCGGCCGCCGGGTCGCCTTCCTCCCCCGCCACGGACGCGGCCACCATCTGCCGCCGCACCGCATCAACTACCGGGCCAACATGTGGGCGCTGCGCTCCGTCGGTGTACGTCAGGTGCTCGGCCCGTGCGCGGTGGGCGGCCTGCGTCCGGAGTACGGGCCAGGCACCCTGCTCGTGCCCGACCAGCTGGTGGACCGCACGAAGGCCCGGACGCAGACGTACTACGACGGGGAGACCCGGGCCGACGGGGCGGAGCCGAACGTCCTGCATCTGGGCTTCGCCGATCCGTACTGCCCCGAGGGGCGCAGGGCGGCGCTGGCTGCGGCTCGGGCGAAGAGCTGGGAACCGGTGGACGGCGGGACGCTGGTGGTCGTCGAGGGGCCGCGCTTCTCGACCCGGGCGGAGTCGCGCTGGCATGCGGCGATGGGCTGGTCGGTGGTCGGGATGACCGGTCACCCGGAGGCCGTCCTCGCCCGCGAACTGGGCCTCTGCTACACGACGATGACCCTGGTGACGGACCTGGACGCGGGCGCGGAGGCCGGCGAGGGCGTCTCGCACGGGGATGTACTGAAGGTGTTCTCGGCCAACGTGGACCGGCTGCGGGCGGTGCTGTTCGACGTGGTGGCCGCCCTGCCCACGGAGGCGGACCGGGACTGCCCGTGCCCGCATGCGCTGGACGGGCTCAAGCCGGGGATCGAGCTGCCTTAG
- a CDS encoding RcpC/CpaB family pilus assembly protein yields MRGGGGHRLRRALWLQRRALAAGLAVTAAALAATGLGGDGAGAGGDAAYGVGAGGTAGAAPERARRPARLMSAAPVRIADAGTVRLLRPGDHVDVIAAGETGTGSGSGVRVLAKGARVAEVPQATTEGSEGSAEDGALIVLSVPRDTATALAGASISSQLAVSLC; encoded by the coding sequence GTGCGTGGAGGTGGTGGGCACCGGCTGCGGCGGGCGTTGTGGCTGCAGCGCCGTGCCCTCGCGGCCGGGCTGGCCGTGACGGCTGCCGCGCTCGCCGCCACGGGGCTGGGCGGTGACGGCGCGGGCGCGGGCGGCGACGCCGCGTACGGGGTGGGGGCCGGGGGGACAGCCGGGGCGGCGCCGGAGCGGGCGCGGCGACCGGCTCGGTTGATGTCCGCGGCGCCGGTCCGGATCGCGGATGCGGGGACGGTGCGCTTATTGCGGCCGGGTGACCACGTAGACGTGATCGCTGCCGGGGAGACCGGGACCGGATCCGGTTCCGGGGTCCGGGTGCTGGCGAAAGGCGCACGGGTGGCGGAGGTGCCGCAGGCCACGACAGAGGGTTCCGAGGGCTCCGCGGAGGACGGTGCACTGATCGTGCTGTCGGTCCCCCGGGACACGGCCACCGCACTGGCCGGCGCGAGTATCTCGTCCCAACTGGCGGTGTCCCTGTGCTGA
- the mscL gene encoding large conductance mechanosensitive channel protein MscL, whose product MSEKKVSLLEGFKAFLMRGNVIDLAVAVVIGAAFTQIVNSIVKGVINPLVGAFGTKDLEGYSSCLKGPCITDPKRGETTEGIRILWGSVLSATLSFLITAAVVYFLMVLPMAKYLAKRAAMQAAKEGVQETLEVSELEVLKEIRDALVSQRGGGSTGETPGQTPGRGHDE is encoded by the coding sequence GTGAGCGAGAAGAAGGTCAGTCTGCTGGAAGGGTTCAAAGCCTTCCTGATGCGCGGCAATGTGATCGATCTGGCGGTCGCCGTCGTCATCGGCGCCGCGTTCACCCAGATCGTGAACTCGATCGTCAAGGGAGTCATCAACCCGCTGGTCGGTGCGTTCGGCACCAAGGACCTGGAGGGCTACAGCTCCTGCCTCAAGGGCCCGTGCATCACGGACCCGAAGAGGGGCGAGACGACCGAGGGCATCCGGATCCTGTGGGGTTCGGTGCTCAGCGCCACCCTCAGCTTTCTGATCACGGCCGCCGTCGTCTACTTCCTGATGGTCCTGCCCATGGCCAAGTACCTCGCCAAGCGGGCGGCCATGCAGGCCGCGAAGGAAGGCGTGCAGGAGACGCTGGAGGTGAGCGAGCTGGAGGTGCTGAAGGAGATCCGCGACGCCCTCGTCTCGCAGCGCGGCGGCGGCTCGACGGGCGAGACTCCCGGCCAGACCCCCGGCCGGGGTCACGACGAGTAG
- a CDS encoding QcrA and Rieske domain-containing protein: MSVTDQSPSDQPLSGDPREALHDRIAADSLTTRRDYLRIVATVSGGLAIGSLGVAGGILPRHGDPDDARTPPPKRIAAQLLPGESLAFHYPDEEDKAVAVRLDDGNLVGYSAICTHLACAVLWRKDRGSEGELYCPCHEGVFDARTGEVTAGPPPRALPKVVLTEQADGSIWAIGTTRSGESIERGLCRQLSEDRPDLASRIGCPAVKGGGAEAPEAETPGGRT, encoded by the coding sequence ATGAGCGTCACCGACCAGTCACCCTCCGACCAGCCGCTCTCCGGCGATCCGCGCGAAGCCCTGCACGACCGGATCGCCGCCGACTCCCTGACCACCCGACGCGACTACCTCCGGATCGTGGCGACCGTCTCCGGCGGACTCGCCATCGGCAGCCTGGGCGTGGCGGGCGGAATCCTGCCGCGCCACGGCGACCCCGACGATGCCAGGACACCCCCGCCGAAGAGGATCGCCGCCCAGCTCCTTCCCGGCGAGTCCCTCGCCTTCCACTACCCGGACGAAGAGGACAAGGCGGTCGCTGTCCGGCTGGACGACGGCAACCTCGTCGGTTACTCCGCGATCTGCACCCATCTCGCCTGTGCCGTGCTCTGGCGCAAGGACCGCGGTTCCGAGGGCGAGCTGTACTGCCCCTGTCATGAGGGGGTCTTCGACGCCCGCACCGGTGAGGTCACCGCCGGGCCACCGCCCCGTGCGCTGCCCAAGGTGGTCCTCACCGAACAGGCCGACGGCAGTATCTGGGCGATCGGCACGACCCGCTCGGGCGAGAGCATCGAGCGCGGCCTGTGCCGTCAGCTCAGCGAGGACCGCCCGGACCTCGCCTCCCGTATCGGCTGTCCCGCCGTCAAGGGCGGCGGCGCGGAGGCACCCGAGGCCGAGACCCCTGGCGGGCGGACATGA
- a CDS encoding 4Fe-4S dicluster domain-containing protein, producing the protein MMGRTIFIDPGRCIGCQACVSACRECDSHRGKSMIHLDYTDEGQSVASLPTVCMHCEDPVAPCAEVCPADAILVTADGVVQQADTTRCIGCANCVNACPFGVPKIDLQAKLQMKCNLCYDRTAYGLAPMCATVCPTGALFYGTVEELQAERPGVQVADTFTFGRSEVRTGVAMVVPADRVQWPVPGGLPVVEINGKDVRR; encoded by the coding sequence ATGATGGGCAGAACGATCTTCATCGACCCGGGGCGCTGCATCGGATGCCAGGCCTGCGTCTCGGCCTGTCGGGAATGCGACTCGCACCGGGGCAAGTCGATGATCCACCTCGACTACACCGACGAGGGCCAGTCGGTGGCCTCCCTTCCCACGGTCTGCATGCACTGCGAGGACCCGGTCGCCCCGTGCGCCGAGGTGTGTCCCGCCGACGCCATCCTGGTGACCGCCGACGGTGTGGTGCAGCAGGCCGACACCACCCGCTGCATCGGTTGTGCCAACTGCGTCAACGCCTGCCCCTTCGGCGTCCCGAAGATCGACCTTCAGGCGAAGCTGCAGATGAAATGCAACCTCTGCTACGACCGCACCGCCTACGGCCTCGCCCCCATGTGCGCGACCGTCTGCCCGACCGGAGCGCTGTTCTACGGGACCGTCGAGGAGCTCCAGGCCGAGCGCCCCGGCGTCCAGGTCGCCGACACCTTCACCTTCGGCCGGAGCGAGGTACGCACCGGCGTGGCCATGGTCGTTCCCGCCGACAGGGTGCAGTGGCCGGTGCCGGGCGGCCTTCCCGTCGTCGAGATCAACGGGAAGGACGTCCGCCGATGA
- a CDS encoding molybdopterin oxidoreductase family protein: protein MTADPRAADPRTAVPLDPSLAPPGTRAFRDAGGIPADRWHADQNGETLVPTHCCFCGVQCGMYLRVDRGGKVFGVEPRNHDINRMRLCPKGINAYQQVNHPDRLTAPLMRRSRDEDFREVSWDEALDFTVAEIKRIQQSYGNDAFGLLGGASLFSEKTYLVGKFARVALKSRHVDYNGRLCMVSAAGANKLAFGIDRAGNPFSDILLTDCLLIAGSNVGECFPVMTQYVWGARDRGASLIVVDPRETAIARTADIHVALKPGTDSAFFNSVLNVVIEEGLTDEAYLAAHATGWEEVKAKAAEYPPSRAAEICGIPAEQIVQVARAFARAPKAMAWHARGIEHHSQGVENCLTVINLCTATGHIGKPGAGYGTITGQGNGQGGREHGQKSDLLPGGRSIMNEEHRRQICEIWGIEESELPPAGTSMMEMVWQMQRREIRGLIGICNNPFVSLPNYRVVKEGYDATEFHAQFDFFLSETVANAHVVFPVTTWAEDEGVMANAEARVVKHNKAQDPPPGVRTDTWVMCELARRLGTGDKFAFADSRAVFDELRTASAGTVNDYYGITYERLEETGGIAWPCPSTDHPGTPRLFEDGRTYHPDGKIHLQVVEWHPPMDPYDDEHPMSLTTGRTVAHFLSGNQTRRLGALVEQTPRPWAELHPSHGFRNGEPVRVVTRRGSEVFPALVTEAIRPDTVFIPYHWPVPTAANALTIDALDPRSKIPEYKVCACRIEHAEKIDEVPAPPVAPGHVAYPETQVSRTDPLPPTAPQGRGTSERS from the coding sequence GTGACCGCGGATCCGCGTGCGGCCGACCCCCGTACGGCCGTCCCTCTCGACCCCTCGCTCGCCCCGCCCGGGACCCGCGCCTTCCGGGACGCGGGCGGTATCCCCGCCGACCGGTGGCACGCCGACCAGAACGGCGAGACGCTCGTCCCCACCCACTGCTGCTTCTGCGGGGTGCAGTGCGGGATGTATCTGCGCGTCGACCGTGGCGGCAAGGTCTTCGGCGTCGAACCCCGCAACCACGACATCAACCGGATGCGGCTGTGCCCCAAGGGAATCAACGCGTACCAGCAGGTCAACCACCCCGACCGGCTCACCGCCCCGCTGATGCGCCGCTCCCGTGACGAGGACTTCCGCGAGGTCTCCTGGGACGAGGCGCTCGACTTCACCGTCGCCGAGATCAAACGCATCCAGCAGAGCTACGGGAACGACGCCTTCGGGCTCCTCGGCGGCGCCAGCCTCTTCTCCGAAAAGACCTATCTGGTCGGCAAATTCGCCCGGGTCGCCCTCAAATCCCGGCACGTCGACTACAACGGCCGGCTCTGCATGGTCAGTGCTGCGGGCGCCAATAAACTCGCCTTCGGCATCGACCGGGCCGGCAACCCCTTCTCCGACATCCTGCTCACTGACTGCCTGCTGATCGCGGGCTCCAACGTCGGCGAGTGCTTCCCCGTGATGACCCAGTACGTGTGGGGAGCCCGGGACCGCGGCGCGAGCCTGATCGTCGTCGACCCGCGCGAGACGGCCATCGCGCGGACCGCTGACATCCACGTCGCCCTCAAGCCCGGCACCGATTCGGCCTTCTTCAACTCCGTGCTGAACGTGGTCATCGAGGAGGGGCTGACCGACGAGGCCTATCTCGCCGCCCACGCCACCGGCTGGGAGGAGGTGAAGGCCAAGGCCGCCGAGTACCCGCCGTCCAGGGCCGCCGAGATCTGCGGCATCCCCGCCGAACAGATCGTCCAGGTCGCCCGCGCCTTCGCCCGCGCGCCCAAGGCCATGGCCTGGCACGCCCGGGGCATCGAGCACCACTCGCAGGGCGTCGAGAACTGCCTCACTGTGATCAACCTCTGCACCGCCACCGGCCACATCGGCAAACCCGGCGCCGGCTACGGCACCATCACCGGCCAGGGCAACGGGCAGGGCGGCCGTGAGCACGGGCAGAAGTCCGACCTCCTGCCCGGCGGCCGCTCGATCATGAACGAGGAGCACCGCAGGCAGATCTGCGAGATCTGGGGCATCGAGGAATCCGAACTCCCGCCCGCGGGCACCTCGATGATGGAAATGGTCTGGCAGATGCAGCGCCGCGAGATCCGCGGCCTGATCGGCATCTGCAACAACCCCTTCGTCTCCCTGCCCAACTACAGAGTGGTCAAGGAGGGTTACGACGCCACAGAGTTCCACGCTCAATTCGACTTCTTCCTTTCCGAGACCGTTGCCAACGCTCATGTCGTCTTCCCTGTCACCACCTGGGCCGAGGACGAAGGGGTGATGGCCAACGCCGAGGCCCGGGTGGTCAAGCACAACAAGGCACAGGACCCGCCGCCCGGCGTACGGACCGACACCTGGGTGATGTGCGAACTTGCCCGGCGCCTCGGCACGGGCGACAAGTTCGCCTTCGCCGACTCCCGCGCAGTCTTCGACGAACTGCGGACCGCCTCCGCCGGCACCGTCAACGACTACTACGGCATCACCTACGAGCGGCTGGAGGAGACCGGCGGAATCGCCTGGCCCTGCCCCTCCACCGACCACCCCGGCACCCCTCGGCTCTTCGAGGACGGCCGGACCTACCACCCGGATGGCAAGATCCATCTACAGGTCGTCGAATGGCACCCGCCGATGGATCCGTACGACGACGAGCACCCCATGTCGCTCACCACCGGGCGCACCGTCGCCCACTTCCTCTCCGGCAACCAGACCCGCCGTCTGGGCGCCCTCGTGGAACAGACCCCGCGTCCCTGGGCCGAGCTCCATCCCTCCCACGGCTTCCGCAACGGCGAACCGGTCCGCGTCGTCACCCGGCGCGGCAGCGAGGTCTTCCCCGCACTGGTCACCGAGGCGATCCGCCCCGACACCGTCTTCATCCCGTACCACTGGCCCGTCCCCACCGCGGCCAACGCCCTCACCATCGATGCCCTCGACCCCCGCTCCAAGATCCCCGAGTACAAGGTGTGCGCCTGCCGTATCGAGCACGCCGAGAAGATCGACGAGGTCCCCGCACCTCCCGTCGCACCCGGCCATGTCGCCTACCCGGAGACCCAGGTCTCCCGTACCGACCCGCTGCCGCCCACGGCTCCCCAGGGGCGCGGCACCTCGGAGAGGAGCTGA
- a CDS encoding MFS transporter, whose translation MTEPPEASAAAAQPAPGARPGSTGAPGTPPPADPGTTGPGTTDSGTTDSGTTGSGTTGSGTTGPGPRTSGPGTAGPRSVTATATAAGVIVSALLILAIVFGSRLLENFDSALLPYAVATVFLAFGVAYRYTVWVSAPGARRLFKQGWRSFFSVANFRKSPTALPRMIATYLGFQKFLGARSHARWAAHQLIFWGCVLAALITFPLTWGWFTFTSGSGSGPGYEMRIWGFKIIGFDSLDFLGWLMFHGLDIAAVLVIPGASYFLWRRMKDRGAITGQRFAYDLVPLIALIVISVTGLLLTFSSIFLHGGGYEFLAVLHMVSVVFTLIYIPFGKFFHIVQRPAAVGMQLFKYTARQDREVFGCRRCEEPIDTGPYVENLRGTMRDLSLDFDEWAEYCPRCKRVLRGSAYLSHVKKGFK comes from the coding sequence GTGACCGAGCCGCCAGAAGCCTCCGCCGCAGCCGCGCAGCCCGCCCCCGGTGCACGCCCCGGCTCCACCGGAGCACCCGGCACCCCACCGCCCGCCGACCCGGGGACGACGGGCCCCGGGACGACCGACTCCGGGACGACCGACTCCGGGACGACGGGCTCCGGGACGACCGGCTCCGGGACGACGGGCCCCGGTCCCCGGACCTCTGGCCCCGGGACCGCCGGGCCCCGCTCTGTCACCGCCACCGCGACCGCGGCCGGTGTCATCGTCTCCGCCCTCCTGATCCTCGCGATCGTGTTCGGCAGCCGGCTGCTGGAGAACTTCGACTCCGCCCTTCTTCCGTACGCCGTCGCCACCGTCTTTCTCGCCTTCGGCGTCGCCTACCGCTACACGGTCTGGGTCTCCGCGCCCGGCGCCCGGCGGCTCTTCAAGCAGGGGTGGCGGAGCTTCTTCTCGGTGGCCAACTTCCGCAAGTCCCCCACCGCGCTGCCCCGGATGATCGCCACGTATCTGGGCTTCCAGAAATTCCTCGGCGCCCGCTCGCACGCCCGCTGGGCCGCCCATCAGCTGATCTTCTGGGGCTGCGTCCTCGCCGCCCTGATCACCTTCCCGCTGACCTGGGGCTGGTTCACCTTCACCTCCGGCAGCGGCTCGGGTCCCGGCTACGAGATGCGTATCTGGGGCTTCAAGATCATCGGATTCGACTCCCTGGACTTCCTGGGCTGGCTGATGTTCCACGGCCTGGACATCGCCGCCGTGCTCGTCATCCCCGGCGCCTCGTACTTCCTGTGGCGCCGGATGAAGGACCGTGGCGCCATCACCGGCCAGCGCTTCGCCTACGACCTGGTCCCGCTGATCGCTCTCATCGTCATTTCCGTGACCGGCCTGCTGCTCACCTTCTCGTCGATCTTCCTGCACGGCGGCGGATACGAATTCCTGGCGGTCCTCCACATGGTGTCGGTGGTGTTCACCCTCATCTACATCCCGTTCGGGAAGTTCTTCCACATCGTCCAGCGCCCGGCCGCGGTCGGCATGCAGCTGTTCAAATACACCGCCCGCCAGGACCGGGAGGTCTTCGGCTGCCGTCGCTGCGAGGAGCCCATCGACACCGGGCCCTATGTCGAGAACCTCCGCGGCACCATGCGCGACCTCAGCCTGGACTTCGACGAGTGGGCCGAATACTGCCCGCGCTGCAAGCGGGTGCTGCGTGGCAGTGCCTATCTCTCCCACGTGAAGAAGGGCTTCAAGTGA
- a CDS encoding low temperature requirement protein A, whose amino-acid sequence MTARSRTEKHRASTPLELFFDLCFVVAVAQAGARLVHAVAEGHALTGIGSYAAVFFAIWWAWVNFSWFASAYDTDDPLYRAVTLVQITGVLILAAGVPRAFDAGDWTIVVIGYVVMRLALTSQWLRAAHCTQGGERRVARRYAVGITVVQLGWIAMLLLPADSGGVRTAVFVVLALAEMSVPAIAERDRSTSWHPHHISERYGLFTIIVLGETIAAATVAVQEAVDEHHAFGELLPIAAGGLLIVFSAWWIYFAVPIHDYLRGSREAFIWGYGHFLIFGSAAAIGAGIEVAVEQAVGKAHVSDTVAAAAVTIPSALFLLTVWALHTRHFKRDLAEQLPLPVAALAILACTFAGGWAVFAAGLVAAAAVAVGVLLSRRPAVAG is encoded by the coding sequence ATGACGGCTCGCAGCCGCACCGAGAAACATCGCGCGTCGACCCCGCTGGAACTCTTCTTCGACCTCTGCTTCGTCGTTGCCGTGGCCCAGGCGGGCGCGCGGCTGGTACATGCCGTCGCCGAAGGCCACGCCCTCACCGGAATCGGCAGCTACGCAGCCGTCTTCTTCGCGATCTGGTGGGCCTGGGTCAACTTCAGCTGGTTCGCCTCGGCCTACGACACCGACGACCCGCTGTACCGCGCCGTCACGCTCGTCCAGATCACCGGTGTGCTCATCCTCGCCGCCGGAGTGCCGCGCGCCTTCGACGCGGGCGACTGGACGATCGTCGTCATCGGTTACGTGGTGATGCGGCTCGCGCTGACCAGCCAGTGGCTGCGCGCCGCGCACTGCACCCAGGGCGGGGAGCGGCGCGTCGCGCGGCGGTACGCCGTCGGGATCACGGTGGTGCAGCTGGGCTGGATCGCCATGCTGCTGCTGCCCGCCGACTCGGGCGGAGTCCGTACCGCCGTCTTCGTCGTGCTCGCGCTCGCGGAGATGTCCGTTCCTGCGATCGCCGAGCGCGACCGCTCGACGAGCTGGCATCCGCACCACATCAGTGAGCGCTACGGGTTGTTCACGATCATCGTGCTGGGCGAGACGATCGCGGCGGCCACGGTCGCGGTCCAGGAGGCGGTGGACGAGCACCACGCGTTCGGTGAACTGCTACCGATCGCCGCGGGCGGGCTGCTGATCGTCTTCTCCGCCTGGTGGATCTATTTCGCTGTGCCGATCCATGACTACCTGCGCGGCAGCAGGGAAGCGTTCATCTGGGGATACGGACACTTCCTGATCTTCGGTTCCGCGGCCGCCATCGGTGCGGGCATCGAGGTGGCGGTGGAGCAGGCCGTGGGCAAGGCCCATGTCTCGGACACGGTGGCCGCCGCTGCGGTGACCATTCCCTCCGCGCTCTTCCTACTGACGGTGTGGGCGCTGCACACCCGCCACTTCAAGCGCGACCTCGCGGAGCAACTGCCCCTCCCCGTGGCCGCGCTGGCCATCCTGGCCTGTACGTTCGCCGGCGGGTGGGCGGTGTTCGCGGCCGGTCTGGTGGCCGCGGCGGCCGTGGCCGTGGGAGTGCTGCTGTCCCGGCGGCCCGCCGTGGCCGGGTGA
- a CDS encoding P1 family peptidase — MTEEPRKPTGPSAPPNTAGPNDAEPNDSGPLDALTDVAGLRVGHAQVPGEGALSGTTVVLAPEGGAIAAVDVRGGGPGTRETDALDPCNLVQRVDAVVLTGGSAYGLDAASGVMAWLEEQGRGVRVGPDPAQVVPVVPAACVFDLGRGGDWRARPDAATGRAAVEDAAAAEPGAPVAEGSVGAGTGAVAGQLKGGVGTASMRLPSGITVGALVVVNAAGSVVDPRTGVLYGEYGAAEPPVHPVPETLRAAERRLAEAWDANARPPLNTTLAVVATDADLTRAQAQKLAGTAHDGLARAVRPVHLLTDGDTVFALATGARPLDPQNPIALNELLAAGADVLARAIVKAVRAARSVDGRPGGGCYPAYSELYGIRPRPSRPSAGSGPEPDSPPG; from the coding sequence GTGACGGAAGAACCCCGGAAGCCGACGGGCCCCTCCGCCCCGCCGAACACCGCCGGGCCGAATGACGCCGAGCCGAACGACTCCGGGCCGCTCGACGCGCTGACCGATGTCGCGGGGCTGCGCGTCGGCCACGCGCAGGTGCCGGGCGAGGGCGCGCTGAGCGGCACCACTGTCGTCCTCGCCCCCGAGGGCGGTGCGATCGCGGCCGTCGACGTACGCGGTGGCGGTCCCGGCACCCGGGAGACGGACGCGCTCGATCCGTGCAATCTGGTGCAGCGCGTCGATGCCGTCGTCCTGACGGGCGGCAGCGCCTACGGACTGGACGCGGCGTCCGGCGTGATGGCCTGGCTGGAGGAGCAGGGGCGCGGGGTGCGGGTCGGCCCCGATCCGGCGCAGGTGGTGCCGGTGGTCCCCGCCGCCTGCGTCTTCGACCTGGGGCGGGGCGGTGACTGGCGGGCCCGCCCCGACGCCGCGACGGGTCGTGCGGCGGTGGAGGACGCGGCGGCCGCGGAGCCAGGGGCACCGGTGGCCGAGGGGAGCGTGGGCGCCGGTACGGGCGCGGTCGCCGGGCAGCTCAAGGGCGGCGTGGGCACGGCGAGCATGCGGCTGCCTTCCGGGATCACGGTCGGCGCGCTCGTCGTGGTGAACGCGGCGGGCTCGGTGGTCGATCCGCGTACCGGGGTGCTGTACGGGGAGTACGGCGCCGCCGAACCGCCGGTGCACCCGGTGCCCGAGACCCTCCGCGCGGCGGAGCGGCGGCTCGCCGAGGCGTGGGACGCGAACGCACGGCCCCCGCTCAACACCACGCTCGCCGTCGTCGCCACGGACGCCGACCTCACCCGGGCCCAGGCGCAGAAGCTCGCGGGTACGGCGCACGACGGACTGGCGCGCGCCGTCCGCCCCGTACATCTGCTCACCGACGGGGACACCGTTTTCGCGCTGGCCACCGGCGCCCGGCCGCTGGATCCGCAGAATCCGATCGCGCTCAACGAGCTGCTGGCGGCCGGTGCGGACGTGCTCGCGCGTGCCATCGTGAAGGCCGTTCGGGCAGCTCGGAGCGTGGACGGCCGCCCCGGCGGTGGCTGCTACCCCGCGTACAGCGAGCTCTACGGCATACGGCCGCGCCCCTCACGGCCGTCGGCGGGCAGCGGCCCGGAGCCCGACTCGCCCCCCGGGTAA